In the Colletotrichum lupini chromosome 1, complete sequence genome, one interval contains:
- a CDS encoding fungal specific transcription factor domain-containing protein → MACLRQQHNWLLTGSREYSDLTLSRGLSLGKANEGPIGSGDYTLISPTPPLLHSHLTFTSNLRMRAALFLLVHVYYIIEKIEFSFKSQRRQSSFKSLSQQPKEWVVDQVPAYNLRESELRQWLINHFRVEGAEARLSQELPLHSDSYIFRIPKRLSEKDKQDIDTLRETDECDRARQETRESGHNKISLGLGDVHNIEYVHVCGFVIYSAWPEQRSKDASRFIFARTLNLSLSQLSPVQFGDVLQAPHSSEMATSNALPHEFEQSYLELTAFPRNHIEAKSYGDAILKGYHERLSDGERLMFLQDEDKIKVPIRDISADGSVTKVNVLNDDQLKDLLGHVPQDPMQNLVNGSNRPLAQVSIRVQKDAKCRFVWVPFKLSILLSLFLITKSAVAPLELSGTMLRRLLTHYQVMPQFLDFICLYGSSDTEDNGLRFSGFKSAKVLKNPTPAMCIPQMDRSGRAFQLCYNLKVTRWGEVDNTMSWTIEQYAVYHRFDVGTGVQVWMIGDPHAEIKERVGEMFRERGAHQSKFDTIDHALGSSLETHLALAAWVTSQWKRAVLDLGKIIHDLNLEIAYIEATFDRENQSSATLGEVQKWEDKTNETAIIMAFNVNVLKLFREFYKGLVHDENFPNRERWACQQEVHKFASQVDEVIDEAEMLASMATGLAKVVARKKASATFTLQFIQFLQGQTAAVAYELNIKMFEQANQSATEAIAMRIITVVTLIYLPATFSSTFFSTDIVKYQDGESFSWLALTRFMQVTVPLMFLTFLIAGGWFWLGSFSILSRCLPGVKEVLQDPDHHGVVSYSGNWLRGGLNSELLLFRKLTVGYSIRRNAFTHRRQPNSTCKNISIIYASKGQSEQLRHFTIDWEWKVGDGMFIASRRAWTLITDSEPFLYIITTAHTHRFRLTSSVPRAYDRAPSCNTVSEEGNMGPDADAAEAVTPPSTAAGSASVQKRPAPASASAEVQRSKRAKYTPVACNECKKRKLKCIKEDHQAVCRRCLSNGAECIFIPGPQQTPLRDREVTNERDESINPSQYKNLSDEVATLREQVASLTSSLRELTGKITQINTRSPAALGGPQHPSPLYTSESNRRPSEPREPQFVGPTRSAFSLRIAESSLSRVHIQTRDASPTSRSASPAASARAVSETSDHPASHSASQKDLDCLLTFEADEVFRLLDVYQDDVESVYPFTNMNDVSANLPHILDFVRAQQNPTAGADSISAGDRPKIELKDVQIVKVAIATSIVMEAQGQNAISTKLVDAVEPIVCRVSGEAFIDLKELQIMTMLSIYWFHCGEELLAWRSIGISGREVLEIGLHRRAILLENFKDPKERDLALRCFWCVYVLDRRWSFGTSLSFGLIDRDIDPELPEPGDEYPYLRCMVAYGRLCSKVWEALPPFESPSQFIPKDTVAFLDFMTLNWLNSIPEDLQLRHPRLGLAPRIQPRSVHRLRTLLYLRGNHMRTLIHRHHVLSTASIKADMQSAKLVTEIALDTIQVLVHLNETSDIYARQQHAFNYFLMSALAVILLAVCHAPGVFTEPCKEKFLKAVQLVKGFSRHGHASRRLWKTIRGLMPSIKSLGLRSDPEKGDVPQLVDNGETDPNEGHVDGSEQTVGQSERDGRRTEATWDAYEAGPPTASSMPDMFNMGNDLMNLFDAFGQANSGHPAPSDFPFLSASLEGMIRGCHLEIRKRSHGGFRD, encoded by the exons ATGGCATGCCTACGTCAACAGCATAATTGGCTTCTTACTGGCTCGAGAGAATACAGTGATCTTACTC TTAGCCGCGGCCTATCACTTGGCAAGGCGAACGAGGGACCAATAGGCTCAGGCGACTACACACTCATAAGCCCGACACCTCCCCTTCTAC ATTCGCATCTTACATTTACCTCCAATCTGCGGATGAGGGCAGCACTCTTTCTCCTAGTCCATGTATACTACATTATCGAAAAGATTGA ATTTTCCTTCAAAAGCCAGAGAAGACAGTCATCATTCAAGTCACTATCACAACAACCAAAGGAATGGGTTGTAGATCAGGTCCCAGCGTACAACCTGAGAGAGTCCGAGCTACGGCAATGGCTTATCAATCATTTCAGAGTAGAAGGAGCTGAAGCAAGGTTAAGTCAAGAATTG CCTTTACATTCGGACTCGTACATTTTCCGTATCCCCAAAAGGCTGTCAGAG AAGGACAAACAAGATATTGATACACTGAGAGAAACGGACGAGTGCGACCGAGCAAGACAGGAGACGAGGGAGAG TGGGCACAACAAAATATCGCTGGGTCTAGGAGATG TACATAATATTGAATATGTGCATGTATGTGGCTTCGTGATTTACTCCGCTTG GCCGGAACAGAGGTCGAAAGATGCAT CTCGGTTCATATTTGCCAGAACTTTAAACCTTTCTCTCAGTCAATTGTCTCCTGTGCAATTCGGGGATGTTCTACAGGCACCCCACTCATCTGA AATGGCGACCTCAAATGCGCTTCCACATGAGTTTGAGCAGTCATATCTGGAACTGACTGCATTCCCCCGCAACCATATCGAGGCCAAATCGTACGGAGATGCCATCTTGAAGGGTTATCATGAGAGACTGTCAGATGGCGAAAGGCTCATGTTCTTGCAAGACGAGGACAAAATAAAAGTACCGATACGCGACATCTCAGCCGACGGAAGTGTTACCAAAGTCAACGTTCTTAATGATGATCAGCTGAAAGACCTTCTTGGTCATGTTCCGCAAGACCCAATGCAAAACCTGGTTAATGGCTCAAATAGGCCTCTGGCCCAGGTATCGATTCGTGTTCAAAAAGATGCAAAGTGCCGTTTCGTGTGGGTCCCCTTCAAACTTTCAATACTCCTATCCTT ATTCCTCATCACAAAAAGCGCGGTAGCGCCCCTAGAGCTATCAGGGACAATGCTACGGCGTTTGCTAACGCACTACCAAGTCATGCCCCAGTTCCTGGACTTCATATGTCTATATGGGTCATCAGACACTGAGGATAATGGTCTGCGATTCAGCGGCTTCAAAAGCGCGAAGGTGCTCAAAAACCCAACGCCAGCAATGTGTATTCCACAAATGGATCGGAGTGGCAGAGCCTTCCAGCTATGCTACAACCTCAAGGTAACTAGGTGGGGAGAAGTGGATAATACCATGAGTTGGACTATCGAGCAGTATGCCGTATATCATCGCTTCGACGTCGGTACCGGCGTTCAAGTCTGGATGATTGGTGACCCCCATGCTGAGATAAAGGAGCGTGTAGGTGAGATGTTTCGCGAAAGGGGCGCGCACCAGTCGAAGTTTGACACCATCGACCACGCCTTAGGATCTTCCCTTGAGACGCACTTGGCACTTGCAGCATGGGTCACGTCTCAATGGAAGCGTGCCGTACTTGATCTTGGCAAGATCATACATGATCTG AACCTGGAAATTGCCTATATCGAAGCCACTTTTGACCGGGAAAACCAGAGTTCGGCCACTTTAGGGGAGGTGCAAAAGTGGGAGGACAAAACCAATGAAACCGCAATAATAATGGCGTTCAACGTCAACGTCTTGAAGCTGTTTAGAGAATTCTATAAAGGGCTCGTTCACGATGAAAACTTTCCTAATAGAGAGAGGTGGGCCTGCCAACAAGAGGTTCATAAGTTTGCATCCCAAGTCGATGAGGTCATTGATGAGGCCGAGATGCTTGCCTCGATGGCGACAGGGCTGGCGAAAGTCGTAGCTCGCAAGAAAGCATCGGCAA CCTTCACTTTGCAGTTCATCCAATTCCTTCAGGGACAAACTGCCGCTGTTGCGTACGAGTTGAACATCAAAATGTTCGAGCAAGCGAATCAAAGCGCTACTGAGGCAATCGCAATGCGGATAATCACCGTCGTTACTTTGATATATCTTCCTGCAACTTTCTCCAGT ACATTCTTTAGCACGGATATTGTCAAATATCAAGATGGCGAAAGCTTTTCCTGGCTTGCTCTGACTAGGTTCATGCAAGTCACCGTTCCCCTCATGTTTCTGACATTCCTCATCGCTGGAGGCTGGTTTTGG CTAGGCTCTTTTTCGATTCTATCAAGGTGTCTTCCCGGCGTTAAAGAAGTTCTACAAGACCCTGATCACCATGGCGTCGTATCATATTCGGGCAATTGGCTCAGAGGGGGTCTAAATAGTGAGCTGCTCTTGTTCCGCAAGTTGACTGTGGGGTATTCCATCAGACGCAATGCCTTTACACATAGACGGCAACCCAATAGTACGTGCAAGAACATCTCGATTATCTA TGCAAGCAAGGGCCAGAGCGAACAGCTGAGGCATTT TACCATTGACTGGGAGTGGAAAGTTGGAGACGGGATGTTTATCGCCTCCCGACGTGCCTGGACCTTGATTAcg GACTCGGAACCATTCCTTTACATCATCACCACAGCACACACCCACCGATTCCGACTGACCTCATCTGTTCCGCGGGCCTATGACCGCGCCCCCAGTTGCAACACTGTAAGCGAAGAGGGCAACATGGGTCCGGACGCGGACGCAGCAGAGGCCGTGACGCCGCCGTCGACGGCCGCGGGATCCGCATCGGTACAGAAGCGTCCTGCCCCTGCGTCTGCATCTGCCGAGGTGCAGCGGTCCAAGAGGGCCAAGTACACCCCCGTCGCCTG CAACGAGTGCAAGAAGCGGAAGCTCAAGTGTATTAAGGAAGATCACCAGGCCGTGTGCCGGCGATGTCTCTCCAATGGCGCCGAATGTATCTTCATTCCTGGCCCGCAGCAGACGCCGCTGAGAGATCGCGAGGTCACCAACGAGAGAGATGAATCTATCAACCC CTCACAATACAAGAACCTGAGCGACGAGGTGGCAACTCTGCGAGAGCAGGTCGCCAGCCTAACCTCGTCCCTCCGAGAGCTCACCGGAAAGATCACACAGATCAACACCCGGTCGCCCGCCGCCCTCGGCGGTCCGCAACATCCAAGTCCTCTGTACACGAGCGAATCCAACCGGAGGCCAAGCGAACCGAGAGAACCGCAGTTCGTCGGCCCTACCAGGTCAGCCTTCAGCCTTCGCATCGCGGAGTCCTCGCTCTCCCGCGTGCACATCCAGACGCGCGATGCGTCGCCAACGAGCAGATCCGCATCGCCGGCCGCCTCTGCGAGGGCGGTTTCCGAAACCTCAGACCACCCCGCCTCGCATTCGGCATCGCAAAAGGACCTGGATTGTCTTTTGACGTTCGAGGCTGACGAGGTTTTTCGGCTCCTTGATGTCTATCAGGATGACGTTGAGTCTGTGTACCCATTCACCAATATGAACGATGTCTCTGCCAACTTGCCGCATATCCTCGACTTTGTGAGAGCCCAGCAGAACCCGACGGCGGGCGCAGACTCGATCTCTGCCGGGGATCGACCAAAAATTGAGCTCAAGGATGTCCAGATTGTCAAAGTAGCGATTGCTACCTCTATAGTGATGGAGGCTCAAGGCCAGAATGCCATAAGTACGAAGCTGGTAGATGCGGTGGAGCCGATCGTGTGTCGTGTGTCTGGCGAAGCCTTTATCGACCTGAAAGAGCTCCAGATCATGACTATGCTA AGCATCTACTGGTTCCACTGCGGCGAGGAGTTACTGGCATGGAGATCGATCGGCATCTCTGGGCGGGAAGTATTGGAAATCGGTCTGCATCGTCGCGCGATCCTCCTTGAGAACTTCAAGGATCCCAAAGAGAGGGACCTAGCTCTGCGATGCTTCTGGTGTGTCTACGTACTAGATCGCCGATGGAGCTTCGGCACGAGTCTGTCTTTTGGGCTCATCGATCGTGACATCGATCCTGAGTTACCAGAGCCG GGGGACGAGTATCCTTACCTGAGGTGTATGGTTGCCTATGGCAGGCTTTGTTCGAAAGTCTGGGAGGCGCTGCCGCCCTTCGAGTCACCATCACAATTCATCCCCAAGGATACGGTGGCGTTCCTCGACTTCATGACACTGAACTGGCTCAATTCGATACCGGAAGATTTGCAGCTTCGGCACCCAAGGCTAGGCCTTGCTCCCAGGATCCAGCCCCGCAGCGTGCATCGCCTCCGTACTCTGCTCTACCTGCGAGGGAACCACATGCGCACGCTCATCCACCGCCACCACGTTCTGAGCACCGCCAGTATCAAAGCAGACATGCAGAGCGCGAAGCTCGTCACCGAGATTGCTCTTGACACGATACAAGTACTTGTCCACTTGAACGAGACGAGCGACATCTATGCGCGGCAGCAGCACGCTTTCAACTACTTCTTGATGAGCGCCTTGGCGGTGATCCTCCTGGCTGTGTGTCACGCACCGGGTGTCTTTACTGAACCTTGCAAGGAGAAGTTCTTGAAAGCTGTACAGCTGGTGAAGGGGTTCTCGCGCCACGGGCATGCCAGTCGGAGGCTGTGGAAGACGATTCGAGGGCTCATGCCGAGCATCAAGTCGTTGGGCCTGCGCAGTGACCCTGAGAAGGGCGACGTACCCCAGCTAGTCGACAATGGGGAGACAGATCCGAATGAGGGCCATGTCGACGGATCGGAGCAGACTGTCGGTCAAAGCGAGCGCGATGGGAGGAGGACGGAAGCCACGTGGGATGCATACGAGGCTGGCCCGCCGACAGCAAGCTCTATGCCGGACATGTTCAACATGGGCAATGACCTCATGAACCTCTTCGACGCTTTCGGGCAAGCGAATTCTGGGCACCCGGCGCCTTCAGACTTTCCTTTCCTGTCGGCTTCTTTGGAGGGAATGATCAGGGGATGTCACTTGGAGATCCGGAAGAGATCTCACGGAGGTTTCAGGGACTAA
- a CDS encoding amino acid permease yields MAPKNSASFVFTEFVNSSGWESDGVSWLVGLISAVYPFLGYDAACHLAEEMPNASRNVPIAMVGSVVVNGIMGLVYGTVLLFCTGPLEALLSTPTGFPFMQIFMDVTKSYGGATFMSLMIILTAIAATVAGITSTSRTLWAFARDKATPYDHYLSKVNQRQQIPVHSVVLVTVLQMLLGFIYLGNTTAFNAILSMAIIGMYLSYIIPIVYMLVHGRKNLSRSDFGPFKLGPALGPILNVISLIWMTVVIIFSTFPSAMPVTPQNMNYSIVVMAGWLAFGVFYYISFGRKKFEVPAVDNVVTGVSVHTEVVV; encoded by the exons ATGGCACCCAAGAACTCGGCCTCGTTCGTCTTTACTGAATTCGTCAACTCCAGTGGTTGGGAGAGTGATGGCGTCTCATGGCTCGTCGGACTCATCAGCGCCGTCTATCCCTTCCTCGG TTACGACGCCGCCTGCCACTTGGCCGAGGAAATGCCCAACGCCAGCCGCAACGTCCCAATCGCCATGGTCGGCAGCGTCGTCGTCAACGGCATCATGGGCCTCGTCTACGGCACCGTCCTCCTCTTCTGCACCGGTCCCCTCGAAGCCCTCCTCTCAACCCCGACAGGGTTTCCCTTTATGCAAATCTTCATGGACGTGACAAAGTCCTACGGCGGCGCGACCTTCATGTCCCTCATGATCATCCTCACCGCCATTGCCGCCACCGTCGCCGGCATCACGTCCACCTCACGAACGCTGTGGGCTTTCGCCCGAGACAAGGCCACGCCGTATGATCATTACCTCAGCAAGGTCAATCAGCGCCAGCAGATCCCCGTCCACTCCGTCGTTCTCGTCACGGTTCTCCAGATGTTGCTTGGATTCATCTACCTCGGCAACACAACCGCGTTCAACGCTATTCTGTCCATGGCTATCATCGGGATGTACCTTAGCTACATCATCCCCATCGTGTACATGCTGGTGCACGGCAGGAAGAACTTGAGCCGTTCCGACTTCGGCCCCTTCAAGCTTGGTCCCGCCTTGGGCCCCATCTTGAATGTCATCAGTCTGATCTGGATGACTGTGGTGATCATCTTCAGCACCTTCCCCTCGGCGATGCCCGTTACCCCGCAGAACATGAACTATTCGATTGTTGTAATGGCTGGGTGGCTGGCCTTTGGCGTGTTCTACTACATCTCATTTGGGCGGAAGAAGTTCGAGGTACCCGCTGTTGATAACGTTGTGACTGGCGTCTCCGTTCACACGGAAGTTGTAGTTTAG
- a CDS encoding copper amine oxidase 1: MRVTFNPREGAVVHDVRYDGRPVMYRLSMSDMTVPYADPRPPFHRKQAFDFGDGGLGNAVNNLTLGCDCLGVIKYFDGVLTDAKGSAVETKNVICLHEQDNGINWKHTNWRTGRAVVTRRRELVIQFIITLANYEYIFNFKFDQAAGIVVEARATGIVSVVNIDPGKTAPWGNVVSPGALAQNHQHVFCVRIDPSVDGHENTVVQEESLPLKMDQRTNPNGNLYEVRQTPITTSAGFDAAPMNNRVFKIQNLSKPNPISGKPVGYKITPPATQLLLADPNSVQSKRALFARHHLWVTKYKDHELFAGGRYTLQSKLEVGGVSDAADRNEDVLNQDVVVWSVFGLTHNPRIEDWPVMPVEMLQLHITPSDFFTGNPALDVPSNKDIGSQLTSGNQSCCAEKEAPIKSNL, encoded by the exons ATGCGTGTTACCTTCAACCCTCGTGAGGGTGCTGTTGTTCACGATGTCCGCTATGATGGACGTCCGGTCATGTACCGTCTCAGCATGAGCGACATG ACTGTACCTTACGCTGACCCTCGCCCACCTTTCCACCGCAAGCAAGCCTTTGACTTTGGTGATGGTGGTCTTGGTAACGCAGTCAACAACTTGACTCTTGGCTGTGATTGCCTCGGTGTTATCAAG TACTTTGATGGTGTTCTTACCGATGCCAAGGGAAGTGCCGTTGAGACCAAGAACGTCATCTGCCTTCACGAGCAGGACAACGGTATCAACTGGAAGCACACCAACTGGCGCACTGGCCGTGCCGTCGTCACCCGCCGCCGTGAGCTCGTCATCCAGTTCATCATCACTCTCGCCAACTACGAGTACATCTTCAACTTCAAGTTCGACCAAGCAGCCGGCATCGTTGTCGAGGCCCGTGCCACGGGTATTGTCTCCGTCGTCAACATCGACCCCGGCAAGACCGCCCCCTGGGGTAATGTCGTCAGCCCCGGCGCCCTGGCGCAGAACCACCAGCACGTCTTCTGCGTGCGCATCGACCCCTCCGTCGACGGCCATGAGAACACGGTCGTGCAGGAGGAGAGTCTGCCGCTCAAGATGGACCAGCGGACGAACCCGAACGGCAATCTGTACGAGGTCAGGCAGACGCCCATTACGACGTCGGCGGGCTTCGATGCCGCCCCGATGAACAACCGCGTCTTCAAGATCCAGAACCTCAGCAAGCCGAACCCCATCAGCGGCAAGCCCGTCGGATACAAGATCACGCCGCCGGCGACGCAGCTCCTGCTCGCCGACCCCAACAGCGTGCAGTCCAAGCGTGCGCTGTTCGCGCGCCACCACCTCTGGGTCACCAAGTACAAGGACCACGAGCTATTCGCTGGCGGCCGGTACACCCTGCAGAGCAAGCTCGAGGTCGGCGGTGTCAGCGATGCTGCTGACAGGAACGAGGACGTCCTGAACCAGGACGTTGTCGTCTGGAGTGTTTTCGGTCTGACACACAACCCTCGCATTGAGGATTGGCCCGTCAT GCCCGTCGAGATGTTGCAATTGCACATTACTCCCTCTGACTTCTTCACTGGAAACCCTGCGCTTGATGTGCCTTCAAACAAGGACATTGGCTCTCAATTGACTTCGGGCAACCAGAGCTGCTGTGCTGAGAAGGAGGCTCCCATCAAGAGTAACTTGTAA